One Citricoccus sp. K5 DNA window includes the following coding sequences:
- the dnaG gene encoding DNA primase, protein MAGLIKREDIDLVRERSDLKEIVDAFVTLRSAGVGSYKGLCPFHDERSPSFHVRPSVGTYHCFGCGESGDAIAFLMKMEHTTFAETVERLAARASIELHYEDGGSGPDKEQVGRRQRLLEANKIADEYFRDQLGTPGAATGQQFLAGRGFTSEHAQHFGVGYAPQGWDNLLKHLQRKGFREDELKLTGLFSEGQRGIYDRFRGRLVWPIRDMTGATIGFGARKLFEDDPGPKYLNTPETGLYKKSQVLYGIDLAKRNIAKKRQLVVVEGYTDVMAAHLSGVDTAVATCGTAFGSDHVKIARRLISDDGTGGEIIFTFDGDAAGQKAALRAFEEDNKFLAKTFVAVEPSGMDPCDLRQDKGPEAVVALIDSRRPLFEFAIKAGMKNFNLDTVEGRTGALRHAAPIVAGIRDSVVRPGYERELAGWLGMEPATVHRAVQSAQRAAASPASGHRRGHSGDGRSAGHGTAGDAGRPGGAGPGFQRPDVRDPAARMEKEALEVVLQQPTLLSAEQWQAFYAADFKVPAYAVIHSGIRAAGMAGATPSQWVEQVRQEVPVELGSLVSELAVTPLPARTSEDLVRYCRDIMNRLFELQITHQKGDLMGRLQRLGPQGDPAEFAALNRQLVDLEMKRRSLRARD, encoded by the coding sequence ATGGCAGGCCTGATCAAACGCGAGGACATCGATCTTGTCCGCGAGCGATCGGACCTCAAGGAGATCGTGGACGCGTTCGTGACGCTGCGCAGCGCCGGCGTCGGATCCTACAAGGGACTGTGCCCCTTCCACGATGAGCGCAGCCCCTCCTTCCACGTCCGCCCCTCGGTCGGCACCTATCACTGCTTCGGCTGTGGGGAGTCCGGGGACGCCATCGCGTTCCTGATGAAGATGGAGCACACCACCTTCGCCGAGACCGTCGAGCGGCTGGCCGCGCGGGCCAGCATCGAACTGCACTACGAGGACGGCGGCTCCGGTCCGGACAAGGAGCAGGTCGGCCGCCGCCAGCGGTTGCTCGAGGCCAACAAGATCGCGGACGAGTACTTCCGGGACCAGCTCGGCACCCCCGGCGCGGCCACCGGACAACAGTTCCTCGCCGGCCGCGGCTTCACCTCCGAGCACGCCCAGCACTTCGGTGTCGGCTACGCCCCCCAGGGCTGGGACAACCTGCTCAAGCACCTGCAGCGCAAGGGCTTCCGTGAGGACGAGCTGAAGCTCACCGGGTTGTTCTCGGAAGGCCAGCGCGGCATCTATGACCGCTTCCGGGGCCGGCTGGTCTGGCCTATCCGGGACATGACCGGCGCGACCATCGGATTCGGTGCCCGCAAGCTCTTCGAGGACGATCCCGGCCCCAAGTACCTCAACACCCCGGAGACCGGTCTCTACAAGAAGTCCCAGGTGCTCTACGGGATCGACCTGGCCAAGCGGAACATCGCCAAGAAACGCCAGCTCGTGGTCGTCGAGGGCTACACGGATGTGATGGCCGCGCACCTGTCCGGGGTGGACACCGCCGTCGCCACCTGTGGCACCGCCTTCGGCTCAGACCACGTCAAGATCGCCCGCCGGCTGATCTCGGACGACGGCACGGGTGGGGAGATCATCTTCACCTTCGATGGGGACGCCGCGGGGCAGAAGGCCGCGCTGCGGGCCTTCGAGGAGGACAACAAGTTCCTCGCCAAGACCTTCGTGGCCGTGGAACCGTCCGGGATGGACCCCTGCGACCTGCGCCAGGACAAGGGCCCCGAGGCGGTCGTGGCGCTGATCGACTCGCGCCGCCCGCTGTTCGAGTTCGCCATCAAGGCGGGGATGAAGAATTTCAACCTGGACACCGTGGAGGGCCGCACCGGTGCCCTACGGCACGCTGCCCCCATCGTCGCCGGCATCCGTGACTCCGTCGTCCGCCCCGGCTATGAGCGTGAGCTGGCCGGCTGGCTCGGCATGGAGCCGGCCACCGTGCACCGCGCAGTGCAGAGCGCGCAGCGTGCGGCTGCCTCGCCGGCGTCGGGACATCGCCGGGGACATTCCGGCGACGGCCGGTCGGCGGGCCACGGCACCGCGGGCGACGCCGGCCGGCCCGGGGGAGCGGGGCCGGGCTTCCAGCGCCCGGACGTACGCGATCCGGCGGCCCGGATGGAGAAGGAAGCCCTCGAGGTGGTGCTCCAGCAGCCCACCCTGCTCTCGGCGGAGCAGTGGCAGGCGTTCTATGCCGCCGACTTCAAGGTGCCCGCCTATGCCGTCATCCATTCCGGGATCCGTGCCGCCGGCATGGCCGGTGCCACCCCGTCACAGTGGGTGGAGCAGGTCCGTCAGGAGGTGCCGGTCGAACTGGGATCACTCGTCAGCGAACTGGCCGTCACGCCGTTGCCGGCGCGGACCTCCGAGGACCTGGTGCGGTACTGCCGGGACATCATGAACCGGCTCTTCGAACTGCAGATCACCCATCAGAAGGGCGATCTCATGGGCCGGCTGCAGCGCTTGGGCCCCCAGGGTGATCCGGCGGAGTTCGCAGCCTTGAACCGCCAGCTGGTGGACCTGGAGATGAAGCGCCGGTCCCTGCGCGCCCGGGACTGA
- a CDS encoding LLM class flavin-dependent oxidoreductase: MKKIGFLNFGHWSSVPGSRTPDAGATLGQTIEMAVAAEEAGLDGAWIRSHHFQNMLSAPFPLLAAMGAATKTIDLGTGVIDLRYENPLYMAEEAATADLISGGRLQLGISRGSPEAARDGQHQFGYDLQPGQSWSELAQARGERFRDAISGGLVAHADPDSGWAQPGQEKLAIQPQSPGLVDRIWWGSGNTTSGVRAGEQGYNLLSSTLLLQDDGRPFHVQQADQIAQYRQAYAASGHTTGGMTAVTRSVFPIVSAQDDMYFGGRRERSDSSGHLEGGKARGGPTYSGTFDEVVELLRADEAVQSADYVLMANPNQLGVEYNAHLFTQWAEVAQALGWK; encoded by the coding sequence ATGAAGAAGATCGGATTCCTGAATTTCGGGCATTGGAGCTCTGTGCCCGGATCCCGTACCCCGGACGCCGGGGCCACCCTGGGCCAGACCATCGAGATGGCGGTGGCCGCTGAGGAGGCCGGTCTGGACGGAGCCTGGATCCGGTCCCACCACTTCCAGAACATGCTCTCCGCACCGTTCCCACTGCTGGCGGCGATGGGAGCGGCCACGAAGACCATCGACCTGGGCACCGGCGTGATCGACCTGCGGTACGAGAACCCCTTGTACATGGCCGAGGAGGCGGCGACGGCGGACCTCATCTCCGGCGGCCGGCTCCAGCTGGGCATCTCCCGCGGCTCTCCCGAGGCCGCCCGGGACGGGCAGCACCAGTTCGGCTACGACCTGCAGCCGGGCCAGTCCTGGTCCGAGCTGGCCCAGGCCCGAGGTGAGCGCTTCCGGGATGCCATCTCGGGCGGGCTCGTGGCGCACGCCGATCCGGATTCCGGCTGGGCGCAACCCGGCCAGGAGAAGCTGGCCATCCAGCCGCAGTCCCCCGGACTGGTGGACCGCATCTGGTGGGGCTCGGGCAACACCACCTCCGGTGTCCGGGCGGGAGAGCAGGGCTACAACCTGCTCTCCTCCACGCTGCTGCTGCAGGACGACGGCCGGCCGTTCCACGTCCAGCAGGCTGACCAGATCGCCCAGTACCGGCAGGCCTATGCCGCCTCCGGCCACACCACCGGCGGGATGACGGCGGTGACCCGTTCGGTGTTCCCGATCGTCTCCGCGCAGGACGATATGTACTTCGGCGGACGCCGCGAGCGTTCGGACTCCTCCGGTCACCTCGAGGGTGGCAAGGCCCGTGGCGGTCCGACGTACTCCGGCACCTTCGACGAGGTGGTGGAGCTCTTGCGCGCCGACGAGGCCGTTCAGTCGGCCGACTACGTGCTGATGGCCAACCCGAACCAGCTGGGCGTGGAGTACAACGCGCACCTGTTCACGCAGTGGGCCGAGGTGGCGCAGGCCCTGGGCTGGAAGTGA
- the dusB gene encoding tRNA dihydrouridine synthase DusB — protein MTAVTDASQRTEAAAQTPGRLNLPALQLGPLIVETPVVLAPMAGITNNAFRRLCREYGGGLYVSEMVTARALVERRAESLRIIHHDPDETPRSVQLYSVDPVTTGQAVRMLVEEDRADHIDLNFGCPVPKVTKRGGGSALPWKSELFASIIGAAVREASKKDIPVTVKMRRGIDEDHLTYLDAGRTARSLGVAAVALHGRTMEQHYSGQADWDSIARLREALPDIPVLGNGDIWSAEDAIAMVRQTGVDGVVVGRGCQGRPWLFGDLQNAFEGSDERFRPGLAKVADTFYRHAELLVDTFGGDEGKALRDVRKHVAWYFKGYQVGGELRARLAQVPDLATLRELLDELDPHAPYPGPDAEGPRGRAGSPKRPHLPEGWLDSRELNAEQKSLIQAAELDVSGG, from the coding sequence ATGACTGCCGTGACCGACGCTTCCCAGCGCACCGAAGCCGCGGCCCAGACCCCAGGGCGCTTGAACCTTCCCGCCCTGCAGCTGGGCCCGCTGATCGTCGAGACCCCCGTGGTGCTGGCCCCCATGGCCGGCATCACCAACAACGCCTTCCGCCGGCTCTGCCGTGAATACGGCGGCGGACTGTACGTCTCCGAGATGGTGACCGCCCGGGCGCTGGTGGAGCGCCGGGCAGAGTCACTGCGGATCATCCACCATGATCCGGATGAGACCCCGCGCTCCGTCCAGCTCTACTCCGTGGACCCGGTCACCACCGGCCAGGCCGTGCGGATGCTCGTGGAGGAGGACCGCGCGGACCACATCGACCTGAACTTCGGCTGCCCCGTCCCCAAGGTCACCAAGCGCGGCGGCGGCTCCGCCCTGCCCTGGAAGTCGGAGCTCTTCGCGTCCATCATCGGCGCAGCCGTGCGGGAGGCCTCCAAGAAGGACATCCCGGTCACCGTCAAGATGCGCCGCGGCATCGACGAGGACCACCTGACCTACCTCGACGCCGGCCGCACCGCCCGGTCCCTGGGCGTCGCCGCCGTGGCCCTGCACGGGCGCACCATGGAACAGCACTACTCAGGCCAGGCTGACTGGGACTCCATCGCCCGGTTGCGGGAGGCCCTGCCGGACATCCCGGTCCTCGGCAACGGGGACATCTGGAGTGCCGAGGACGCCATCGCGATGGTGCGGCAGACCGGGGTGGACGGGGTCGTCGTCGGCCGCGGCTGCCAGGGCCGCCCGTGGCTCTTCGGGGACCTGCAGAACGCCTTCGAGGGGTCGGACGAGCGTTTCCGCCCGGGGCTGGCGAAGGTCGCCGACACCTTCTACCGCCATGCGGAGCTGCTGGTGGATACCTTCGGCGGGGACGAGGGCAAGGCCCTGAGGGACGTCCGCAAGCACGTGGCGTGGTACTTCAAGGGCTACCAGGTGGGCGGGGAGCTGCGGGCACGGCTCGCCCAGGTCCCGGACCTGGCCACCTTGCGCGAGCTGCTGGACGAACTCGATCCGCACGCCCCGTACCCCGGGCCCGACGCCGAGGGGCCGCGGGGCCGCGCCGGTTCGCCCAAGCGCCCCCATCTCCCGGAAGGCTGGCTGGACTCCCGGGAGCTCAACGCCGAGCAGAAGTCGCTCATCCAGGCGGCCGAGCTGGACGTCTCCGGTGGCTGA
- a CDS encoding deoxyguanosinetriphosphate triphosphohydrolase produces MELPGYAPQDRERWLPEPPKSSYRSDFERDRARILHSSALRRLGAKTQVVAPDEDDFARTRLTHSLEVAQVGRELGRSLGCDPDVVDAACLSHDLGHPPFGHNGEKALDALSQDIGGFEGNAQTLRLLARLETKKFFEDGRSAGLNLTRASLDASCKYPWTRDEAPLKSDGEPTRKFGVYRDDLPVFEWFRRGVSGTRKSMEAQVMDLADDISYSVHDVEDGIVNGQFQLKWLTDPEHRALVIERTRQWYLPDTDPAAVEAALDRLEATDVWVTEADGTRRSRAALKDMTSQLIGRFSNAAFDATREVFGNEPLTRHGADVVIPEDTDIEIATMKGIAAAYVMSSDARQPLYARQREILTELVELFWETGERYLDPMFAGDWREAADDRGRRRAVIDQVASLTDSTAIEWHATLVRGEQFRRSWV; encoded by the coding sequence ATGGAGCTGCCCGGATACGCGCCGCAGGACCGGGAGCGCTGGCTGCCGGAGCCACCCAAGAGCTCCTACCGCTCGGACTTCGAACGGGACCGGGCCCGGATCCTGCACTCCTCCGCCCTGCGCCGGCTGGGGGCCAAGACCCAGGTGGTCGCCCCGGACGAGGACGATTTCGCCCGCACCCGGCTGACCCACTCCCTCGAGGTCGCCCAGGTGGGCCGCGAACTCGGGCGGTCACTGGGCTGTGACCCGGACGTGGTGGACGCCGCATGCCTGTCCCACGACCTGGGACACCCACCGTTCGGGCACAACGGGGAGAAGGCCCTGGACGCGCTGAGCCAGGACATCGGCGGGTTCGAGGGCAACGCCCAGACCCTGCGGCTGCTCGCCCGGCTGGAGACCAAGAAGTTCTTCGAGGACGGCCGCTCCGCCGGACTCAACCTCACCCGCGCGTCCCTCGATGCCTCCTGCAAGTACCCGTGGACCAGGGACGAGGCGCCGCTGAAGTCTGATGGCGAGCCCACCCGCAAGTTCGGCGTCTACAGGGACGACCTGCCCGTGTTCGAGTGGTTCCGCCGTGGAGTCTCCGGAACCCGGAAATCGATGGAAGCACAGGTCATGGACCTGGCGGATGACATCTCCTACTCGGTGCATGACGTGGAGGACGGGATCGTCAACGGCCAGTTCCAACTGAAGTGGCTCACCGACCCGGAGCACCGGGCCCTCGTCATCGAGCGCACCCGCCAGTGGTACCTGCCGGACACGGACCCCGCCGCGGTCGAGGCCGCCCTCGACCGGCTCGAGGCCACGGACGTCTGGGTCACCGAGGCGGACGGCACCCGACGGTCCCGCGCCGCGCTGAAGGACATGACGAGCCAGCTCATCGGCCGGTTCTCCAACGCGGCGTTCGACGCGACCCGTGAGGTCTTCGGCAACGAGCCCCTCACCCGCCACGGCGCGGACGTGGTGATCCCCGAGGACACCGACATCGAGATCGCGACCATGAAGGGCATCGCCGCCGCCTACGTCATGAGCTCAGACGCCCGCCAGCCGCTCTACGCGCGCCAGCGCGAGATCCTCACCGAACTGGTCGAGCTGTTCTGGGAGACCGGGGAGAGGTACCTGGACCCGATGTTCGCCGGGGACTGGCGTGAGGCCGCCGACGACCGGGGGCGCCGCCGCGCGGTGATCGACCAGGTTGCCTCGCTGACGGACTCCACCGCCATCGAATGGCACGCCACCCTGGTCCGTGGCGAGCAGTTCCGCCGCAGCTGGGTCTAG
- a CDS encoding PepSY domain-containing protein, which produces MMQKKVAQSTFTQTLAWTGTGALALALLTGCSVAEPDNSDDTATTATSGAAAETSEATGDSTDGASGDQSASASASATDASTSTSAETTAAVAGDDPVFAAIDAFLAEHDDALIVEIDLDDNDTRYDIEAVVGDQILDFDVTLDGEVREDTDDDDDDDQDDIRRAQEADITAEEAARAALDGRDGSTIDSLSLDDDDNALHWEVELDNAQGGDDDLHVDAMTGAVTTDN; this is translated from the coding sequence ATGATGCAGAAGAAGGTAGCCCAGAGCACGTTCACCCAGACCCTCGCGTGGACCGGGACCGGCGCCCTGGCCCTCGCCTTGCTGACCGGATGTTCGGTGGCCGAGCCGGACAACTCGGATGACACCGCCACCACCGCCACCTCTGGCGCCGCGGCGGAGACATCGGAGGCCACCGGTGACAGCACCGACGGGGCGAGCGGCGACCAGTCGGCCTCTGCGTCGGCCTCGGCCACCGATGCGAGCACGTCCACGTCAGCTGAGACCACCGCCGCGGTGGCCGGGGACGACCCAGTGTTCGCGGCCATCGATGCGTTCCTCGCCGAGCACGATGACGCCCTCATCGTGGAGATCGACCTGGACGACAACGACACTCGCTATGACATCGAGGCCGTCGTCGGCGACCAGATCCTCGACTTCGACGTCACCCTGGACGGCGAGGTCCGCGAGGACACCGATGATGACGACGACGATGACCAGGACGACATCCGCCGCGCCCAAGAGGCGGACATCACCGCCGAGGAGGCCGCCCGTGCCGCCCTGGACGGCCGCGACGGCAGCACCATCGACAGCCTGAGCCTGGATGACGATGACAACGCCCTGCATTGGGAGGTCGAGCTCGACAACGCCCAGGGCGGGGACGACGACCTGCACGTCGACGCCATGACCGGCGCGGTCACCACCGACAACTGA
- a CDS encoding MFS transporter, producing MTPLRRWLLLVAVSAGVLLITLDNTILYTALPTLTAELGATASESLWIINAYPLVMCGLLLGAGTLGDRYGHRRLFLIGLVLFGAASLVAAFAPGVTILIASRALLAVGAACMMPATLALIRIGFNDVRQRNVAIGVWGSISVLGAALGPIVGGLLLEHFWWGSVFLINVPVVLGALVLTPWVAPRARPDRSKSWDALSSLYAMVALTGAVFAIKEATGPDLSGPVLAVTAACAVAGAWLFVRRQRKLEDPVLDFAVFRNRAFSAGFLAAACSMFVIGGVQLVTTQRFQLVEGYTPLQSGLLVAALAAGSLLTSLAGGATLHVLGLRTLITGGFILGTLGMTLAALGATTHVGLLVTGLVLTGAGMGAAMSVASTAIIGNVPARQAGMASSVEEVSYEFGNLLAVAILGSLATLVYTLTVQLPSGAPAGAADSMSQAVTVAHGDPAVLAAAGAAYDTAFVTVLAIITAVVAVCAVATGWLLRHYGPGTRASAYESNH from the coding sequence ATGACACCGCTGCGCCGGTGGTTGCTGCTGGTCGCCGTCAGCGCGGGGGTGCTGCTGATCACCCTCGACAACACGATCCTCTACACCGCGCTGCCGACCCTGACGGCGGAGCTCGGGGCGACGGCCTCGGAGTCGCTGTGGATCATCAACGCCTATCCGCTCGTGATGTGCGGCCTGCTGCTGGGGGCGGGAACGCTGGGGGACCGGTATGGCCATCGGCGGCTCTTCCTCATCGGCCTGGTGCTGTTCGGGGCCGCGTCCCTCGTGGCGGCCTTCGCGCCAGGCGTCACCATCCTGATCGCCTCACGGGCCCTGTTGGCCGTGGGCGCCGCGTGCATGATGCCGGCCACCCTGGCCCTGATCCGCATCGGGTTCAACGATGTCCGCCAGCGCAATGTCGCCATCGGCGTCTGGGGGAGCATCTCCGTGCTCGGGGCGGCACTGGGTCCGATCGTCGGCGGCCTGCTGCTGGAGCACTTCTGGTGGGGCTCCGTGTTCCTGATCAACGTCCCCGTCGTCCTGGGTGCCCTGGTCCTGACTCCCTGGGTGGCGCCGCGGGCACGCCCGGACCGGTCCAAGTCCTGGGACGCGCTGTCCTCCCTGTACGCCATGGTCGCCCTCACGGGAGCCGTCTTCGCGATCAAGGAGGCCACCGGCCCGGATCTCTCGGGGCCAGTGCTGGCGGTCACCGCCGCCTGCGCCGTGGCCGGGGCCTGGCTGTTCGTCCGGCGCCAACGCAAGCTGGAGGATCCGGTCCTCGACTTCGCCGTCTTCCGCAACCGGGCCTTCTCCGCCGGGTTCCTGGCGGCGGCCTGCTCGATGTTCGTGATCGGGGGTGTGCAGCTGGTCACCACGCAGCGCTTCCAGCTGGTCGAGGGCTACACGCCGCTCCAATCCGGGCTCCTGGTCGCCGCACTCGCCGCAGGGTCTCTTCTCACCTCCCTCGCCGGAGGAGCCACGCTGCACGTGCTCGGACTGCGCACGCTCATCACCGGTGGCTTCATCCTCGGCACGCTCGGCATGACCCTGGCGGCGCTCGGCGCTACCACGCACGTGGGTCTGCTGGTCACCGGCCTGGTGCTGACCGGTGCCGGCATGGGCGCGGCCATGTCCGTGGCGTCCACGGCCATCATCGGCAACGTCCCGGCACGGCAGGCCGGCATGGCCTCCTCCGTGGAGGAGGTGTCCTACGAGTTCGGCAACCTGCTGGCCGTCGCGATCCTCGGCAGCCTCGCCACCCTCGTCTACACCCTGACCGTCCAGCTGCCGTCAGGCGCTCCGGCGGGAGCGGCGGACAGCATGTCCCAGGCCGTGACGGTGGCCCACGGTGACCCGGCCGTGCTGGCCGCCGCAGGCGCCGCGTATGACACGGCGTTCGTGACCGTGCTCGCCATCATCACCGCCGTCGTCGCGGTGTGTGCCGTAGCCACCGGGTGGCTCCTGCGCCACTACGGCCCCGGAACCCGGGCCAGCGCCTACGAGAGCAATCACTAG
- a CDS encoding cysteine hydrolase family protein, producing MTELSTAVVFIDLQEGFFEDPSSRDNRELMVAESNRLAGRARQAGIPVFVVSTVHARDKSTWTLKMLEDDQGFNFPGTPQVRLLDGLDLEPATHLEKIRDSAFHGTSLAQRLRTVGAQTIILAGVAAESCIAATGRDAFAHDFRVVYARQAIASSVAETGWPLLEGLCDTLRQQILNRPDLERLLTADS from the coding sequence ATGACCGAGCTATCGACCGCCGTGGTCTTCATCGACCTGCAGGAGGGGTTCTTCGAGGATCCCTCCTCACGGGACAACCGTGAACTGATGGTGGCGGAGTCCAACCGACTGGCAGGACGTGCCCGCCAGGCCGGCATTCCCGTCTTCGTGGTCAGCACCGTGCACGCGCGGGACAAGTCGACCTGGACGCTGAAGATGCTCGAGGACGATCAGGGCTTCAACTTCCCCGGCACGCCCCAGGTCCGGCTGCTGGACGGACTGGACCTGGAACCGGCCACACACCTGGAGAAGATCCGGGACAGCGCCTTCCATGGGACCTCCCTGGCCCAGCGACTGCGGACCGTCGGCGCGCAGACCATCATCCTGGCCGGGGTGGCGGCCGAATCGTGCATCGCGGCGACCGGACGTGACGCCTTCGCCCACGACTTCCGCGTGGTCTACGCCCGCCAGGCCATCGCCTCGTCAGTGGCGGAGACAGGATGGCCCCTGCTGGAAGGACTCTGCGACACCTTGCGCCAGCAGATCCTCAACCGTCCGGACCTGGAGCGGTTGCTCACGGCGGATAGCTGA
- a CDS encoding aromatic acid/H+ symport family MFS transporter: protein MATSTRARTGSGSLVLRGRNWVAPLCWFAVLLDGFDAVVLGAIMPMLTSDASMGIDNGTGTVIATAGLVGMMIGALGMGWLTDKFGRRKLLIGAVIAFSILTFVTGFAQDATTIGILRFLAGLGLGGCLPTGISMVTEFAGHKKGSNATTLMMTGYHVGAVITALLAIWAASETVSGWREMFFIGGLPALILVPLMWRYLPESPDFLISQGRIEEARRVADHYGVEIEEQPERAFAGASPEAADHEKQGAALLLSATYRRNTIFMWIASFMGLLLVYGLNTWLPQIMREADYDLGNSLGFLVVLNAGAVIGLIVAGKVGDAITPRNAAILWFIGSAILLAALAIKLPLLGIYVMIFITGCFVFSAQNLVYAFAATNYPPKVRGTALGMAAGVGRLGAISGPIMGGTLVAAGIAYPWGFFGFAVAGALGGVAVSGMRTMRRGQGRDQVESAPVDSEDREQVSA from the coding sequence ATGGCCACGTCCACCCGCGCCCGTACCGGGTCCGGCTCACTCGTGTTGCGCGGACGCAACTGGGTCGCACCCCTCTGTTGGTTCGCCGTCCTGCTCGACGGCTTCGACGCCGTGGTCCTCGGCGCCATCATGCCCATGCTCACCTCGGATGCCTCCATGGGCATCGACAACGGCACCGGCACCGTGATCGCCACCGCCGGCCTGGTCGGCATGATGATCGGCGCCCTCGGCATGGGCTGGCTGACGGACAAGTTCGGGCGCCGCAAGCTGCTGATCGGCGCCGTGATCGCCTTCTCCATCCTGACCTTCGTCACCGGCTTCGCCCAGGACGCCACCACCATCGGCATCCTGCGCTTCCTGGCCGGACTCGGCCTGGGCGGCTGCCTGCCCACCGGCATCTCCATGGTCACGGAGTTCGCCGGCCACAAGAAGGGCTCCAACGCCACCACCCTGATGATGACCGGTTACCACGTGGGTGCCGTGATCACCGCACTGCTGGCCATCTGGGCCGCCAGCGAGACCGTCTCCGGCTGGCGTGAGATGTTCTTCATCGGCGGCCTGCCGGCCCTGATTCTGGTGCCACTGATGTGGCGCTACCTGCCGGAGTCCCCCGACTTCCTGATCTCCCAGGGCCGCATTGAGGAGGCTCGCCGGGTGGCCGACCACTACGGCGTGGAGATCGAGGAGCAGCCCGAGCGCGCCTTCGCGGGCGCCAGCCCGGAGGCGGCCGACCACGAGAAGCAGGGTGCCGCTCTGCTGCTGTCCGCCACGTACCGCCGCAACACCATCTTCATGTGGATCGCCTCCTTCATGGGCCTGCTGCTCGTCTACGGCTTGAACACCTGGTTGCCGCAGATCATGCGCGAGGCCGACTACGACCTGGGCAATTCCCTCGGCTTCCTCGTGGTTCTCAACGCCGGCGCCGTGATCGGCCTGATCGTCGCCGGCAAGGTCGGCGATGCCATCACCCCGCGCAATGCCGCCATCCTCTGGTTCATCGGCTCGGCAATCCTGTTGGCCGCCCTGGCCATCAAGCTCCCGTTGCTGGGTATCTACGTGATGATCTTCATCACCGGTTGTTTCGTGTTCTCCGCCCAGAACCTCGTCTACGCCTTCGCCGCGACCAACTACCCGCCGAAGGTCCGTGGCACCGCCTTGGGCATGGCCGCCGGGGTGGGGCGTCTCGGGGCCATCTCCGGCCCGATCATGGGCGGCACCCTCGTGGCCGCCGGCATCGCCTACCCCTGGGGGTTCTTCGGCTTCGCCGTGGCCGGGGCACTGGGCGGGGTGGCCGTGAGCGGCATGCGCACCATGCGCCGTGGCCAGGGCAGGGACCAAGTCGAGTCCGCACCTGTGGACAGCGAAGACCGGGAGCAGGTCTCGGCCTAG
- a CDS encoding DNA alkylation repair protein, whose protein sequence is MAATPQTEIHPTVEAVQAELASLEDAKMRAANEKRGDDHGVNLSKLRGVAKAVKLPPAPRHDFALELWATGDTATRLVALLICSPKRFGVGELDAMIREGRAPKVHDWLVNYVAKKSPHLEELRELWAEDPDQLVAAAGWDLISHQVYKKPEVLDLSALLNTIEVRMKDAPKDLQWSMNNTLAAIGIENAELREQAMAIGERLEVLKDYPTPPNCTSPFAPIWITEIVKRDEERAG, encoded by the coding sequence ATGGCCGCCACCCCTCAGACTGAGATCCACCCCACCGTCGAGGCAGTGCAGGCTGAACTGGCCTCTCTCGAGGACGCGAAGATGCGCGCCGCGAACGAGAAACGCGGCGACGATCACGGGGTGAATCTCTCCAAGCTGCGTGGGGTGGCCAAGGCCGTGAAGCTCCCGCCCGCACCCCGGCACGACTTCGCCCTGGAGCTCTGGGCCACCGGCGACACCGCCACGCGGCTGGTCGCCCTGCTGATCTGCTCGCCGAAGAGGTTCGGCGTCGGAGAGCTGGACGCGATGATCCGCGAGGGACGCGCTCCCAAGGTCCATGACTGGCTGGTCAACTACGTGGCCAAGAAGAGCCCCCACCTGGAGGAGCTCCGGGAGCTGTGGGCCGAGGACCCGGACCAGCTGGTGGCCGCCGCGGGCTGGGACCTCATCAGCCACCAGGTGTACAAGAAGCCGGAGGTCCTGGACCTGTCCGCGCTGCTGAACACCATCGAGGTCCGGATGAAGGACGCCCCCAAGGACCTGCAGTGGTCCATGAACAACACCCTGGCCGCGATCGGGATCGAGAATGCGGAGCTGCGGGAGCAGGCCATGGCGATCGGCGAGCGCCTCGAGGTGCTCAAGGACTATCCCACTCCCCCGAACTGCACCTCACCGTTCGCTCCGATCTGGATCACCGAGATCGTGAAGCGCGACGAGGAGCGGGCCGGCTAG